The Vicia villosa cultivar HV-30 ecotype Madison, WI unplaced genomic scaffold, Vvil1.0 ctg.003191F_1_1, whole genome shotgun sequence genome contains a region encoding:
- the LOC131640556 gene encoding uncharacterized protein LOC131640556 has translation MFDIGTMQSMSNLDCFLHRTTPVVPSKLLQQNEIGKLNRLWNRCCDKEAVEYFSLSNLWNCYNEWSAYGVGVPIHLNDEDTLVQYYVPYLSAIQIFTSNNFREEIECGDSETRDSLSDSYSDDSECDKVWSSSEEGENLWNLDDRLGHLDFQYFEKSTPYERVPLMDKINGLAERYSGLMSLKSVDLSPASWMAVSWYPIYHIPVRRTIKDLSTCFLTYHTLSSSFQDKDRDDEMEGTQEKKGEAICLAPFGLATYKMQGNNLWVSGKCGRDQEKVVSLCSVADSWLKQLNVHHHDFNYFMGIRHG, from the exons ATGTTTGATATAGGAACAATGCAATCTATGTCGAACCTTGATTGCTTTCTTCATCGTACAACACCTGTAGTACCATCTAAGTTGCTTCAGCAG AATGAGATTGGAAAGCTTAACCGTTTATGGAATCGTTGCTGTGATAAAGAAGCAGTTGAGTATTTCAGTTTGAGTAATCTTTGGAATTGCTATAATGAGTGGAGTGCCTATGGAGTTGGAGTTCCAATTCACTTGAATGATGAAGATACACTTGTGCAATACTATGTTCCTTATCTCTCTGCAATTCAAATATTCACTAGCAACAATTTCAG AGAAGAGATTGAGTGTGGTGATAGTGAGACACGAGATTCGTTGAGTGATTCTTACAGTGATGATAGCGAGTGTGATAAGGTATGGAGTTCATCAGAAGAAGGAGAGAACCTCTGGAATTTGGATGATCGACTGGGTCACCTTGATTTCCagtattttgaaaaatcaacTCCTTATGAAAGAGTTCCTTTGATGGATAAG ATTAATGGGTTAGCAGAAAGGTACTCTGGTTTGATGTCACTTAAAAGCGTTGATCTTTCACCAGCTAGTTGGATGGCAGTTTCATG GTACCCAATATATCATATTCCCGTGAGAAGGACAATTAAAGATCTTTCAACATGTTTTCTCACTTACCATACACTTTCATCTTCCTTCCAAG ATAAGGACCGTGATGATGAAATGGAAGGAACACAAGAGAAGAAAGGTGAAGCAATCTGTCTGGCACCATTTGGTTTGGCCACGTACAAGATGCAAGGGAATAATTTGTGGGTTTCAGGAAAATGTGGTAGGGACCAAGAAAAGGTGGTTTCGCTATGTAGCGTGGCAGATTCATGGTTGAAGCAATTAAATGTCCACCATCATGACTTTAATTACTTCATGGGTATTAGGCATGGCTAA